In uncultured Bacteroides sp., the following proteins share a genomic window:
- a CDS encoding RNA-binding domain-containing protein → MDQLELLAKIGNGETSTVQFKESFPHQDTIIQEMVAMSNAKGGDILFGVKDKTGEVTGLTYEEIQDINRKVANIATNNINPMIYVTTETITVAGESGNKSVLIVSINEGGNKPYKDNQGVIWMKQGSDKKRMTDNNEILRLFQHSGTFYADEQPVPYTSVADVNKVLVNEFLLKEYGQGIDEIGISYDKLLSNLNIVREDKLSLAGLLYFGKNPQQYRPSFIIKAVSFFGNDIAGTDYRDSKDLTGTIPQLFEKGMSFLKSNLKQLQSGQGFNTTGKLEISEIALEELLQNALVHRDYTKNASVRILIFDDRIEIISPGRLPNSLTIDNIKFGNAVVRNNIIASLCAKTMPYRGLGSGIKRSIKEEPEIELINDVDGEQFIVKIPRKGWKEIVE, encoded by the coding sequence ATGGATCAGCTTGAATTGCTTGCAAAAATAGGAAACGGAGAAACCAGTACTGTTCAGTTTAAGGAATCATTTCCACATCAGGATACCATTATTCAGGAAATGGTTGCTATGTCTAATGCCAAAGGCGGCGATATATTGTTTGGTGTGAAAGATAAAACCGGAGAGGTTACAGGGCTTACTTATGAAGAAATTCAGGATATTAATAGAAAGGTTGCCAATATTGCAACTAATAATATTAATCCAATGATATATGTGACTACAGAAACAATTACTGTAGCTGGTGAAAGTGGGAATAAATCCGTATTGATTGTTTCTATTAACGAAGGAGGAAATAAGCCTTATAAGGATAATCAGGGCGTAATATGGATGAAACAGGGTTCTGACAAAAAGAGAATGACCGATAATAATGAAATTCTTCGTTTGTTTCAACATTCAGGTACATTCTATGCCGATGAACAGCCAGTTCCATACACTAGTGTAGCCGATGTAAATAAAGTGTTAGTGAATGAGTTTCTTTTAAAGGAATATGGACAAGGTATTGACGAGATAGGTATCTCTTATGATAAGTTATTGTCCAATCTGAACATTGTCAGAGAAGATAAACTTAGCCTGGCCGGTTTACTCTATTTTGGTAAAAACCCACAGCAGTACAGACCATCGTTCATCATTAAAGCAGTCTCTTTCTTTGGGAATGATATAGCCGGTACAGATTATCGGGACAGTAAAGATTTGACAGGTACCATACCGCAACTCTTTGAAAAAGGGATGTCTTTTTTAAAGTCAAATTTGAAACAATTGCAAAGCGGACAGGGATTTAATACAACCGGGAAGCTCGAAATCTCTGAAATAGCATTGGAAGAGCTATTGCAAAATGCATTGGTTCACAGAGATTATACTAAAAATGCTTCGGTACGCATACTCATATTCGACGATAGAATAGAGATTATTAGTCCGGGAAGGTTGCCAAACAGCCTGACAATAGATAACATTAAATTTGGTAATGCTGTGGTTAGAAATAACATTATCGCAAGTTTATGTGCTAAAACCATGCCTTATCGCGGGCTAGGTTCTGGAATTAAGAGATCAATAAAGGAAGAACCTGAAATTGAGTTGATTAATGATGTGGATGGCGAACAATTCATAGTGAAAATTCCAAGAAAAGGATGGAAAGAGATAGTTGAATAA
- a CDS encoding DKNYY domain-containing protein: MLKGKSLLKYLSFVCIIFLLFGCKDLEGEGYRIKKDGVYRYYWNPIEVSSEPHEWLIKGADPKIFQVCNNSDWAKDKNHAYYKDNIIFDADPKTFESIDRLYGKDSKHVFYYEPYTHTDRQISGIVSGANPNSFHKTKDDKYTDGKDLYHANNPMHVYDIKSFVQVDELGYIFKDKKYYYLIPLTELDGTILKRCPLSDYKTFHVLKEKNSILESPYMADKKKVYYDSLVVEGADAKSFIALNYNYGKDNYRVYYKNKQLMNADIKTFCFDGFDSSHDVNHAYKRDSIIK, from the coding sequence ATGCTAAAGGGTAAGTCATTATTAAAATATCTATCTTTTGTCTGTATAATCTTTCTGTTGTTTGGATGTAAAGACCTGGAAGGTGAAGGATATCGTATTAAAAAGGATGGAGTTTACCGCTATTATTGGAATCCTATTGAGGTTAGCAGTGAACCACATGAATGGCTTATTAAAGGTGCTGATCCAAAAATATTTCAAGTATGCAATAATTCAGACTGGGCAAAGGATAAGAACCATGCTTATTATAAAGACAATATTATTTTCGATGCAGACCCTAAAACTTTTGAATCTATTGACCGGTTATATGGGAAAGATAGTAAACACGTTTTTTATTATGAACCATATACACACACTGATAGACAGATTTCGGGTATAGTATCAGGGGCAAATCCTAATTCTTTTCATAAAACGAAGGATGACAAATATACGGATGGAAAAGATCTGTATCATGCTAATAATCCTATGCATGTTTATGATATTAAATCTTTTGTACAGGTAGATGAATTGGGTTACATATTTAAAGATAAAAAATATTATTATCTAATTCCTCTGACGGAACTTGATGGCACAATTTTAAAGAGATGCCCACTTTCCGATTATAAAACATTTCATGTGTTAAAAGAGAAAAACTCAATACTTGAATCGCCATACATGGCTGATAAGAAGAAGGTTTATTATGATTCTTTAGTTGTAGAAGGCGCTGATGCAAAAAGTTTTATAGCGCTTAATTATAACTATGGTAAAGATAATTATAGGGTTTATTATAAAAATAAGCAGTTAATGAATGCGGATATCAAAACGTTTTGTTTTGACGGTTTTGATTCATCTCACGATGTTAATCATGCTTACAAACGAGATAGTATTATAAAATGA
- a CDS encoding PDDEXK nuclease domain-containing protein, protein MTNIKSDSEYKKWLSELKLRIRQSQIKAAVKVNVELLKLYWSLGKDIVTKQTNSQWGDGIIKQLSIDLKREFPKIQGFSERNINYIRQWYLFYNEHNTIVQQAVAQLETTEDLQQLVTQIPWGHNLKIISKCKSVEEAIFYIHKTMEFGWSRDMLDQHIKLGEYSRVGNSVTNFSRLLPAVQSDLAAQTLKDPYNFDFLTLTDGFKERELENALTDNITKFLIELGTGFAYVGRQVPLQVGDKEFFIDLLFYHLKLRCYVVIELKAVDFIPEFAGKLSFYLSAVNDLLCHPTDNPTIGLMICKSKDRYIAEYALKDINQPMGVSEYELTRLFPKDFKGSLPTIDEIEAELDE, encoded by the coding sequence ATGACCAATATAAAATCCGATTCCGAATATAAGAAGTGGCTTTCAGAACTAAAACTCCGCATTCGCCAAAGCCAGATTAAAGCAGCAGTAAAAGTTAATGTTGAGCTTTTAAAGCTCTATTGGAGTCTGGGAAAAGATATTGTCACGAAACAAACAAATTCACAATGGGGAGATGGCATAATTAAACAATTAAGCATTGATTTAAAGCGGGAATTTCCTAAAATACAAGGCTTCTCGGAACGAAATATAAATTATATAAGACAGTGGTATTTGTTTTATAATGAGCATAATACAATTGTGCAACAAGCTGTTGCACAATTAGAGACAACAGAAGATTTGCAGCAACTTGTTACCCAAATACCATGGGGACATAACTTGAAAATTATTTCAAAATGTAAATCGGTTGAGGAAGCTATATTTTACATCCATAAAACGATGGAATTTGGATGGAGTCGTGATATGTTAGATCAGCACATCAAATTAGGAGAATATAGTAGAGTAGGGAATTCTGTAACTAACTTTTCGCGATTATTACCAGCTGTGCAAAGTGACCTGGCTGCACAAACTTTAAAAGATCCCTATAACTTTGATTTCCTTACATTAACGGACGGATTCAAAGAACGGGAACTGGAAAATGCCCTTACTGATAATATTACAAAGTTTCTTATTGAACTAGGTACGGGCTTTGCTTACGTAGGCAGACAAGTGCCATTGCAAGTTGGTGATAAAGAATTCTTTATTGATCTTTTGTTTTATCATTTGAAGTTGCGCTGTTATGTTGTAATAGAACTTAAAGCTGTTGACTTTATACCTGAATTTGCAGGAAAGTTAAGCTTTTATTTATCTGCGGTAAATGATTTATTGTGCCATCCTACGGATAATCCAACAATTGGCTTAATGATTTGTAAAAGCAAAGATCGCTATATTGCCGAATATGCTTTAAAAGATATCAACCAACCCATGGGCGTTTCGGAATATGAATTAACAAGGTTATTCCCGAAAGACTTTAAAGGGAGTTTACCTACGATTGATGAAATTGAAGCGGAATTGGATGAATGA
- a CDS encoding DUF4248 domain-containing protein, with the protein MIQEKETKKYPYMGCYLFTKVAAMYFSTYTRADVCKRCFIEKIEEDKELYEKLKATEFTVTNKYVTPKQMSLIIEYWGIPYGI; encoded by the coding sequence ATGATTCAAGAAAAAGAAACCAAAAAGTATCCGTATATGGGATGTTATCTCTTTACTAAAGTAGCCGCAATGTATTTCAGCACTTACACAAGAGCCGATGTTTGCAAAAGATGTTTTATCGAGAAAATTGAAGAAGATAAAGAGCTGTATGAGAAGCTAAAGGCTACCGAATTTACTGTTACCAACAAGTACGTCACACCCAAGCAGATGTCGCTTATCATCGAATACTGGGGTATTCCGTACGGAATATAA
- a CDS encoding DUF6600 domain-containing protein yields the protein MKANIKIITLIFLLTTSCATYSGSALDQQSNVSFQVFYDQLGPYGQWVDYDNYGYVWIPDIRGDFAPYSTNGYWINTTYGWAWMSSYSWGWAPFHYGRWGYNDALGWFWVPGYEWGPAWVNWLQADGYYGWSPIGPGMSINFYFDGRYDRYHDHWCFVRDRDFGRRDIHRYYINRSDHEQIYRNSRVIDRTYIDNKRHSTYVYGPDRQSVQRVSGSKIDQYNIRETNKPGQEIQNRDLRIYRPQIDRNSTPRQSTPQRVIKKDDFIRTPGRDVPNRNQNVTPIERPTTQPEKRDVPRDINVPPVRQQDMNQPVRIPRKTTPDRSIPERKTDVTTPQRQNVQPDQPVQRRDITQPERTQPVQRTETTQPDQPVQRRDITQPERTDPVQRRDITQPERTQPVQRRDITLPESTKPTERTIPPVNRENRTQPQRNKYVTPRQDTKPVRESRTTDRPEKKDKERSPNSEQEKK from the coding sequence ATGAAAGCAAACATTAAAATCATCACTCTAATATTTTTGTTGACTACATCATGTGCAACATATTCAGGTAGTGCATTAGATCAGCAATCAAATGTTAGTTTTCAGGTTTTCTATGATCAACTGGGCCCTTATGGCCAATGGGTTGATTATGATAACTATGGCTATGTATGGATTCCCGATATAAGAGGAGACTTTGCTCCATATTCAACCAACGGATATTGGATAAACACTACGTATGGCTGGGCCTGGATGTCAAGTTACAGCTGGGGATGGGCACCATTCCATTACGGACGGTGGGGATATAATGATGCATTGGGATGGTTCTGGGTGCCAGGCTATGAATGGGGACCGGCATGGGTAAACTGGCTTCAGGCGGATGGCTATTACGGCTGGTCGCCAATTGGTCCGGGCATGAGCATAAACTTCTACTTTGATGGAAGATATGACAGATATCACGATCATTGGTGCTTTGTGAGAGACCGCGATTTTGGAAGAAGAGACATACATCGTTATTACATTAACCGTTCAGATCACGAACAAATTTACAGAAATAGCAGAGTCATTGACCGTACCTACATTGACAACAAACGACATTCAACCTATGTATACGGACCGGACAGGCAATCTGTTCAAAGAGTATCGGGAAGCAAGATTGACCAATATAACATCAGAGAGACCAATAAGCCCGGACAAGAGATACAGAACAGGGATTTACGCATCTACCGACCTCAGATTGACAGGAACAGTACCCCAAGGCAATCTACGCCCCAACGTGTTATCAAGAAAGACGATTTTATACGCACCCCGGGAAGAGATGTTCCAAACAGGAATCAGAACGTAACACCGATAGAAAGGCCTACCACCCAGCCAGAGAAGAGAGACGTGCCAAGGGATATTAATGTGCCGCCCGTTCGCCAGCAAGATATGAATCAACCTGTCCGCATTCCCAGAAAAACTACACCCGACAGAAGCATACCGGAAAGGAAAACGGACGTTACAACACCGCAAAGGCAGAATGTTCAACCCGATCAGCCCGTACAACGTAGAGATATAACCCAGCCAGAGCGAACACAACCTGTGCAGCGCACAGAGACAACTCAACCCGATCAGCCAGTACAGCGTAGAGACATAACCCAACCAGAGCGAACAGATCCTGTACAGCGTAGGGATATAACCCAGCCCGAACGCACACAGCCTGTACAGCGTAGAGATATAACTCTGCCAGAGAGTACTAAACCAACAGAAAGAACGATTCCTCCTGTCAATCGTGAAAACAGAACACAGCCCCAGCGAAATAAGTACGTAACTCCAAGACAGGATACTAAACCAGTAAGAGAATCAAGAACAACTGATAGACCCGAAAAGAAAGATAAAGAAAGGAGCCCCAATTCAGAGCAGGAAAAGAAGTAA
- a CDS encoding polysaccharide deacetylase family protein — MNHTSRYSRFILLLCTFGLLTSLVNVSGKAPQKISSVKQNMAKSTTGKKYIYLTFDDGPLNGSEYIDSVVLAEKIKISVFLVGEHVMKSRTMDNYFKYYEENPYIDEYNHSFSHANNHYDLFYSNPDQVVADIQKNNQLLKLPNKIVRLPGRNMWRIDNHKKDDVESGSEAADKLAQSGYKVVGWDLEWEHNAVTGSPVQTVDEMYNEICRRAEDNSTFTPNNVVLLLHDEMFQKKWEESELKQLIDKLRKNKDFEFEQMRFYPR; from the coding sequence ATGAACCACACATCCCGCTATTCCAGATTCATTTTGCTTTTATGCACATTTGGTCTATTAACCTCACTTGTCAATGTGAGTGGGAAAGCTCCCCAAAAAATATCTTCAGTCAAACAGAATATGGCTAAAAGCACTACCGGTAAAAAGTACATCTACCTAACCTTTGATGATGGTCCGTTAAACGGAAGTGAATACATTGATAGTGTTGTACTGGCCGAAAAGATCAAAATAAGCGTCTTCCTGGTTGGCGAACACGTTATGAAAAGCAGAACAATGGATAACTACTTCAAATACTACGAAGAGAATCCTTATATCGATGAGTATAATCACAGCTTCTCTCACGCAAATAACCACTACGATTTGTTTTACAGTAATCCCGATCAGGTGGTAGCTGATATTCAGAAAAACAATCAACTGCTTAAGTTGCCGAACAAGATAGTCCGCCTTCCGGGAAGGAACATGTGGCGCATTGATAACCATAAGAAGGATGATGTAGAAAGCGGATCAGAAGCAGCAGACAAACTGGCACAATCAGGATATAAGGTTGTAGGCTGGGACCTTGAATGGGAACATAATGCTGTAACCGGCAGCCCTGTACAAACCGTTGATGAAATGTACAATGAGATATGCCGGAGAGCAGAAGACAATTCAACCTTCACGCCAAACAATGTAGTATTGCTGCTCCATGACGAAATGTTCCAGAAGAAATGGGAAGAAAGTGAGTTAAAGCAACTTATTGATAAATTGCGTAAAAACAAAGATTTTGAATTTGAGCAAATGCGTTTCTATCCCCGGTAA
- a CDS encoding chlororespiratory reduction 6 domain-containing protein, with protein sequence MNEQKKKLAQLIEAGIDSLDIVITKEEILKQDISAPLALLSALLDNECFALYFREKVNLSFKGFDDQGKNLWEIPEVRKYVCKLDSEFPYWFYFLSKSGNGLYVIYQCYMIPFLSDEDDFDFNIPQLQENFINKWVPALSEACEFTDMSDEESHKMCMGVYSYIINRGNA encoded by the coding sequence ATGAATGAACAAAAGAAAAAGTTGGCTCAACTAATTGAGGCTGGGATTGACTCACTTGATATTGTTATTACAAAAGAAGAGATCCTGAAACAAGATATATCTGCTCCGTTAGCTCTTCTTTCTGCACTTTTAGATAATGAGTGCTTTGCATTATATTTCAGAGAAAAAGTCAACCTTTCTTTCAAAGGATTCGATGACCAGGGAAAGAATCTGTGGGAAATACCAGAGGTAAGAAAATATGTCTGTAAGCTTGATAGCGAATTCCCTTACTGGTTCTATTTTTTATCAAAAAGCGGAAATGGATTATATGTGATTTATCAATGTTACATGATACCTTTTCTCTCTGATGAAGATGATTTCGACTTCAATATTCCTCAGCTTCAAGAGAATTTTATAAATAAATGGGTGCCGGCATTGAGTGAGGCTTGTGAGTTTACTGATATGTCTGATGAAGAAAGTCATAAGATGTGCATGGGAGTGTATAGCTACATCATAAATAGAGGGAATGCATAG
- a CDS encoding helix-turn-helix transcriptional regulator, whose protein sequence is MLRIKELCKKKYITQAELAGKMGISASALAQSISGNPSLDRLESIAKALNVSVGELFQEEKTKLTALAYYGNKSYKADSVEELHKITDLITIKQINENEKEFLINKPYAMVFDIKNNKAELFNRKYQLLGETEGTQSVFTIERRDAHLHGLTEEKLNDLFENIHTEGDLCLGRLYSNVTSPFTKKDTVEEQLQWLELYNYRLYNLSLYIELPLQHWYSIY, encoded by the coding sequence ATGCTTAGAATAAAAGAATTATGTAAGAAAAAATACATTACACAAGCAGAGCTTGCAGGAAAAATGGGTATCAGTGCATCAGCCTTGGCACAAAGTATATCGGGCAACCCAAGTCTTGACCGATTAGAATCAATAGCCAAGGCATTAAACGTTTCCGTTGGAGAATTATTTCAAGAGGAAAAAACAAAACTAACCGCCCTGGCTTACTACGGAAACAAGTCATACAAAGCCGATTCCGTTGAAGAACTACATAAAATTACCGACTTGATAACTATCAAACAAATAAACGAAAACGAGAAAGAGTTCTTGATCAACAAACCTTACGCCATGGTTTTTGATATTAAGAACAATAAAGCAGAACTATTCAACAGAAAATACCAACTTCTGGGAGAAACAGAAGGAACACAGAGCGTTTTCACCATAGAAAGAAGAGATGCGCATTTACACGGACTGACAGAGGAAAAGCTGAATGATCTATTCGAAAACATCCATACCGAAGGAGATCTTTGCCTCGGTCGCTTGTATTCTAACGTTACAAGTCCATTCACAAAAAAAGATACGGTGGAAGAACAGCTACAATGGCTTGAGCTTTACAACTACAGACTTTACAATCTATCTCTATACATAGAGCTTCCTCTGCAGCATTGGTATTCTATATACTAA